One Candidatus Nitronauta litoralis genomic window, TGTCCGCATCTTTGTTGTAATATGCTTTGCCCAAGGGAGTTCTCCTTCAGTTAGGCTAGTTGATTGATTTCACACCGCGGCTCATGGCTATACGCCCAGACCGCACAAGTTCCTTGATTCCAAGTGGACGCAGTAATTCAAGGAAGCCTTGAATTTTTCCCTGGTCACCGGTGATTTCGATTGTGTAGGTTGCAGAACTGACGTCAACCACCTTGGCCCGAAATATCTCAACGATACGCAGAATTTCTTCACGGACCCTGGGCTCAGCATTCATTTTGACCAGAATCATTTCCCGGTCAATGAAGCTTTCCTCAGTGAGATCGATAACCTTAATAATATCGATCAGCTTATTGAGTTGTTTTGTGATCTGTTCAATTTTTTTATCGTCTCCACGGGTGACGATGGTCATCCGGGAAATATTAGGGTCTGTGGTTTCTGCCACATTGAGGCTTTCTATGTTGAACCCCCGACCGCTGAACAGCCCTGATATCCGGGACAGAACCCCGAATTTATTGGAAACAAGAATGGATATGGTATGTTGCATGAGTTAAAAACTTAAGAGTTAAATAGACCGCTATTCATCAGAAATTATTTTAAGGATGAGTACTCTTTTCAGGACTGAAACAGCCCCTCCCTGTTATTGGGGGAGAGGCTCTAATGGGCACCCTGTATTTGAGTTGTCCTCAAGCTGGTTATACTAGCAAAATCAAAGACTTTTTTCTAGAAATTCCGCCAAGATTCCACTGTTTATCTTCCATGGACTCCAATTCACTTCCCATAACCTTGAAACGACTCCGCGCGGCAGCCAAAAAGTGGCGGATTCCATCGGTAACTCAAATAGCGAGGGAAGGGGACCCGTTTCGTGTTCTGGTAAGCACTTTACTCAGTTTGCGGACCCGGGATGAAGTGATGGAAGAGGCGGCAGAACGCGTCTTTGCTCTTGCCAACAACCCCAGAAGCATGCTGCGGATACCACCCGAAAAACTACAAAAAGCAATCTATCCCGTAGCATTTTTCAGAAATAAGCGGCGGAGCCTCTCGGCTTTGTGTCAAAAACTGGTTGCGGAATATGGTGGGGAGGTGCCGGATACACTTGAAGAATTGCTCGCCCTACCGGGAGTGGGACGAAAAACGGCGAATCTGACGCTTATACTGGGATTCGATAAACCGGGTATTTGTGTGGACACCCACGTTCACAGGATAGTGAACCGGTGGGATTATGTCAGGACGCGCAACCCGGATGAAACCGAAATGGCTCTTCGTGAGTCACTCCCAAAAAGATACTGGAAAGAGTTCAATGAATTGCTGGTTGCGTTTGGTCAGAATTGCTGCAAACCGACATCCCCAATCTGCAGCGAATGCCCGGTCGAAGAGTTTTGTCGTAACCGAGGTGTTAAAAAGAAGCGTTAATTGATTTTTTAAGAGTGGGTATAGACATTGAGAATATTAAGAGTTTAGTTTCGACTTTGTATTGTGAATTGAAATTAGTAATTGAGGAGTTATGAAGAGCTGACCGACACAATGGATCGAGAAATGCTCCATGAAACCTTAAATTACTTTTTTATATGGGGCAAAGATGTAGATAAATTGCCAATAAACTATGGGATGTTTTCCTTGAAAGGTGACAAAGCAGTGGCAAATGTAATTAATAAATTTCTTTCTACTGCCGTTCCAAGCGTTGCTATTGGAGGAATCCCTGTAGGTCAGGCCCGTTTTGACATCCTTCAGGATGAGAGTTTTAAAACTCCCGGAGGGAATTATTATGATCTGTTTATCGGGCATATTGAAAAACCGTTACCATCAAATCCTTTACCTGATTATTTTTTTGAGCCGGGAAATTATGATTCGTAAATTAGTTCGAAATTAGAAGTACATGATTTTAAACGAGTTTCGCCTAGAGAGCCCCAATCGCTTTTTTCTGCATTTCGATCAATTCCTTGATTCCCTGGTCGGCAAGTTTCAGCATAGCGTTAAGATCCTTGGTGCTGAATGGGTCGCGCTCTGCTGTTCCCTGCACTTCAATGAATTTTCCCGCTCCTGTACGGACCACATTGAAATCAACACTGGCGGTCGAGTCTTCATCATAATTGAGATCCAGAATGTGTTTGCCTTCGTAAATCCCGACACTGGTAGCGGCGACGAAATCCCGAATCGGGATCGAGGTCAGGACTTTTTTCTTCTTGAGTTCTTTCAAGGCGAGGCAAAGGGCAACAAATGATCCGGTGATTGATGCCGTCCGCGTACCACCATCTGCCTGTAATACGTCACAATCGATCCATACAGTTCTCTCGCCTAATGCTTCCATATCCACAACGGTTCGTAGTGAACGACCGATCAACCGTTGGATTTCCTGGGTACGTCCGCTCACTTTTCCTTTACTGGATTCTCTTGTCATGCGGGTGTGAGTTGACCTCGGCAGCATGGAATATTCAGCCGTGACCCAGCCTTGGCCTTTTCCTCTAAGAAATGGGGGTACTTTATCTTCAACACTTGCAGTGCATTGAACGTGAGTGTTCCCCACTTGAATTAGTACGGAACCTTCGGCGTACCGGTTGACGTTTTTCTTAATATTGACCGGTCGCATTTGATCCGAAGCCCGCTTATCTGGACGTTCCATTTTTCACTCTCCAAAAGGCTGATATTTGCAGATAAATTGAGAATCAGGGGCGTACCTTAGCAGGTTGAAACAGTCGAATCAATTAATCGTAGCAATTGCAGGCTATTTTTTTTAACACACTCAATTATTTGCCTTTATAATAATTCAGGTAACTGTACGCGGAATTCCCCTGAAATTTTAATGGATAACTTGTGGACTCCTATTTTCAAAGTGACGTTAAATTAGTCGGTACTCTCAAGGTAAAGGGAACGGTTCATTTCGAAGGTGAAATTGATGGCGAGATCATTGCCACGGACCATCTGATTATCGGAGAGAAGGGAAGGGTCAAGGGAGATATTCAGACTTACGATATTACCAATCTGGGTCTGATCTCCGGAAATATTGTGGCCGAGCACAAGGTAGCTCTCGCCAGTGGCAGTCGGCTGGAAGGAGATATCCTGACCCATCACCTTGTGGTTGAAGAAGGGTGCCGTTTTGAAGGCAGCTGCCAAATGCGGGAAGTGGCTGGCACCCCTGAGAAATCAATTACCCCCTCAGCTTTGGTTGAAACTTTGACCTCACATGAAGTTATTGAAGATCAGGCTTCAGAGGCTCTATCTCCGGTTTCTCCTCCAGAAAAGGCTACCCGAAAAAAGAAGCGAAAATTAGCCCGTCCCATTGCAGCGGCTGGAATTTTGGCAATGATTGGTATGGGTTGGTACAACTATCCGCGTTACTTTGGCGAATCGATTGACCTTCACATTACCCGTGGACAAACGCTCATTGCCCAGAAAAGGTACTCGGACGCGGAATCTGAGTTTCGTAAGGCGCTTAAAATTTCACGAAATAATTCAAAGGTTTATGCTGGTTTAGGTGATGTATATCTTCAAAAGAAAGAATACAACGAAGCTCTCACACAGTTTCAACGCTCCATAGAGCTCGAGCCTTCAACAACCTCCAACCACATAAAACTGGCCAAGGCTTATACAGCAAAAGGCAAATTCAATGAGGCCGTTAAGGTTTATCGCGCAGCGTTGGATATCGACCCACAAAATCACTTGGCGTTTTATGATATGGGGCAATTGAGACTAAAAGAGGGAAAAACGGAAGAAGCGATACAGCATTTGAAAATGGCGGCAAAACTGAAGCCCGGTTTTTTCCGGGTATTTCAGTCTTTGGCAAAAATTTACTCGGAGCAGGGAAAACTCGACCTTGCCCTGGATCAGGTGGCAAATGCAATTAAAGCCAAGGATGATGACCCGGATCTTTTTTTGTTAAAGGGAGAGTTGTTAATTAAAGCCGGAAAAGAAAAAGAAGCCGTAAAAGCCTTCAAGCGAGTCACCGAATTATATCCGCAGAATTTCAAAGCGCAGTTAAAGCTGGCAGACTGGTATTTTGAAACGGGAGCGCTCGATCAATCTCTGGTGTCTTATCAGTTAGCAGAAAAACTGAAACCACAGGACCCGCGAGTCCAAGCCCGTCTTGGTAAAATTTACCTGGATCAAAACGATTCGAAACGAGCTGAGACAGCTTTCTTAAAAGCGGTCAAGCTGGATCCCAAATTTTCGGACGGACATTTTCATTTGGGGAAA contains:
- a CDS encoding tetratricopeptide repeat protein, whose translation is MDSYFQSDVKLVGTLKVKGTVHFEGEIDGEIIATDHLIIGEKGRVKGDIQTYDITNLGLISGNIVAEHKVALASGSRLEGDILTHHLVVEEGCRFEGSCQMREVAGTPEKSITPSALVETLTSHEVIEDQASEALSPVSPPEKATRKKKRKLARPIAAAGILAMIGMGWYNYPRYFGESIDLHITRGQTLIAQKRYSDAESEFRKALKISRNNSKVYAGLGDVYLQKKEYNEALTQFQRSIELEPSTTSNHIKLAKAYTAKGKFNEAVKVYRAALDIDPQNHLAFYDMGQLRLKEGKTEEAIQHLKMAAKLKPGFFRVFQSLAKIYSEQGKLDLALDQVANAIKAKDDDPDLFLLKGELLIKAGKEKEAVKAFKRVTELYPQNFKAQLKLADWYFETGALDQSLVSYQLAEKLKPQDPRVQARLGKIYLDQNDSKRAETAFLKAVKLDPKFSDGHFHLGKLQSAAKKWDEARLSLETALSLNDLLAPAHYELSKVLFQLEKYEEALKHINQAAKLDSKSTDYKFQKAKTLVEVKQYDSAVKMLSTLIQNDPENGQAQFELCNAYRKKGYYTVAIRYCEKSINLVDNFYEAMNRLAWLYAKKRINLEKGLSLSQKTVKAFPKKPEYMDTLSEIYFASGEKDQAVEMISKALEIAPNSKYFKQQLWKFKNEKVPAG
- a CDS encoding endonuclease III — encoded protein: MDSNSLPITLKRLRAAAKKWRIPSVTQIAREGDPFRVLVSTLLSLRTRDEVMEEAAERVFALANNPRSMLRIPPEKLQKAIYPVAFFRNKRRSLSALCQKLVAEYGGEVPDTLEELLALPGVGRKTANLTLILGFDKPGICVDTHVHRIVNRWDYVRTRNPDETEMALRESLPKRYWKEFNELLVAFGQNCCKPTSPICSECPVEEFCRNRGVKKKR
- the ilvN gene encoding acetolactate synthase small subunit, whose amino-acid sequence is MQHTISILVSNKFGVLSRISGLFSGRGFNIESLNVAETTDPNISRMTIVTRGDDKKIEQITKQLNKLIDIIKVIDLTEESFIDREMILVKMNAEPRVREEILRIVEIFRAKVVDVSSATYTIEITGDQGKIQGFLELLRPLGIKELVRSGRIAMSRGVKSIN
- the rph gene encoding ribonuclease PH, with product MERPDKRASDQMRPVNIKKNVNRYAEGSVLIQVGNTHVQCTASVEDKVPPFLRGKGQGWVTAEYSMLPRSTHTRMTRESSKGKVSGRTQEIQRLIGRSLRTVVDMEALGERTVWIDCDVLQADGGTRTASITGSFVALCLALKELKKKKVLTSIPIRDFVAATSVGIYEGKHILDLNYDEDSTASVDFNVVRTGAGKFIEVQGTAERDPFSTKDLNAMLKLADQGIKELIEMQKKAIGAL